From Corynebacterium sp. BD556, the proteins below share one genomic window:
- a CDS encoding APC family permease, protein MSTHKLSKHAVGEADVARPGATLSTAGLVFMIIAASAPLTVLAGGAPTSYAVSGLLGIPLGYVAIGLVLILFSVGYARMSSEIQNSGAFYVYISHGLGLRQGIAAAILALVSYNLMQIGLYGLFGFTSQIALLELTGIDLPWWVMGGIGWVVVAVLGVNNIDFSAKVLGVIVALEFLVVGAFAVAGLIVAPEGITTHGWRASEFLTPGVGVLLAFTMAAFMGFESGAIYSEETRDPERTVARATYIAVSIVALFYAFSSWALQVAVGHSSIVENAQQLGPDLVFDWIGRYSPALALVTNLLFITSLIAALIAFHNAAARYFFSTGRAGVLPAAFSRINKAQAPVVGSACQSVLSAVVVAIFALAGRGSELGELFPVMTLFTWFTNAAALGLTFLVGVTSFAVCGWARRVHPEWGAFPRVVAPVLAGVGMFAVTALILVNFNLMVDSENPVVVWVMPAVIVGSGVIGLIWGALLMRTGDLGRLMPKDML, encoded by the coding sequence ATGTCAACGCACAAACTTAGCAAACACGCAGTGGGAGAAGCTGACGTCGCCCGGCCGGGAGCAACGCTGTCCACGGCTGGCCTGGTATTTATGATCATCGCGGCTTCAGCGCCGCTGACCGTACTTGCGGGCGGCGCACCAACGAGCTACGCGGTGTCAGGTTTACTCGGGATTCCGTTGGGCTACGTCGCAATCGGATTGGTCCTCATCCTTTTCTCTGTCGGGTACGCCCGCATGTCCAGCGAGATCCAAAATTCCGGCGCCTTCTACGTCTATATTTCCCATGGCTTGGGTTTGCGGCAAGGTATAGCCGCCGCGATTCTGGCACTGGTTTCCTACAACCTCATGCAAATCGGTCTCTACGGCTTGTTCGGGTTCACCTCGCAAATCGCCCTCCTTGAACTCACCGGCATAGACCTGCCGTGGTGGGTGATGGGAGGCATCGGCTGGGTAGTCGTCGCCGTCCTGGGCGTCAACAACATCGACTTCTCCGCGAAAGTCCTCGGGGTCATCGTCGCCTTGGAATTCCTTGTGGTTGGAGCCTTCGCAGTTGCGGGTCTGATAGTCGCTCCAGAGGGAATCACCACCCACGGTTGGCGGGCAAGTGAATTTCTCACGCCCGGGGTCGGAGTGCTGCTGGCATTTACGATGGCCGCCTTCATGGGATTTGAATCCGGCGCAATCTATTCCGAAGAAACCCGCGATCCCGAGCGCACCGTTGCTCGTGCCACCTACATAGCGGTCAGCATTGTCGCTTTGTTCTACGCTTTCAGCTCATGGGCGTTGCAGGTAGCGGTGGGGCACTCGTCGATCGTTGAGAATGCCCAGCAACTCGGCCCGGACCTAGTCTTCGACTGGATAGGTCGGTACAGCCCGGCACTCGCTCTTGTGACCAATCTTCTTTTCATTACAAGCCTCATCGCAGCTCTCATCGCCTTTCACAATGCAGCCGCGCGCTACTTCTTCTCCACCGGACGCGCCGGGGTGTTGCCGGCGGCGTTTTCCCGCATCAACAAAGCCCAAGCCCCAGTAGTGGGATCCGCCTGCCAATCCGTTTTATCCGCGGTCGTAGTCGCAATCTTTGCTTTGGCGGGCCGTGGTTCTGAGCTCGGTGAGCTATTTCCGGTGATGACGCTGTTTACCTGGTTTACTAACGCGGCCGCTCTCGGCCTAACTTTCTTAGTTGGCGTGACCAGTTTCGCTGTGTGTGGGTGGGCGCGCAGAGTGCATCCCGAATGGGGGGCGTTTCCGCGAGTCGTTGCGCCGGTGCTAGCAGGGGTGGGGATGTTCGCGGTCACAGCGCTGATCTTGGTGAACTTCAACCTCATGGTCGATTCGGAAAACCCCGTGGTCGTGTGGGTGATGCCGGCCGTCATCGTCGGATCTGGAGTTATCGGTCTGATCTGGGGAGCACTGCTCATGCGTACCGGTGATTTGGGGCGGCTAATGCCGAAAGACATGCTTTAG
- a CDS encoding multicopper oxidase family protein, with protein sequence MSLTRRTFFKGMLIATAAAVAACTPNHGPIPGQATPAGADAEPRELPIPPLYEGELRGDTRVFKLTAQSGQFEIVPGQKTKTWGFNGAWLGPTLYMRRGEKIDMTVHNELDEPTVVHWHGLHLPAAADGGPALVFDPGQSWNPTWRVEQAAATCWYHPHPHGVSALHAYRGLAGGIIVADEASDATALPKNYGVNDIPVIITDAKFTSGQLDETIDPTYGLLGTTPLINGITKPYFQAEEGQVRFRLVNGATMRFHHLSFGVPMQVVATDQGLLEEPVEADAILLSPGERAEIILNLEKDKTYTLRSIGVADNGGLEKGATADGFGLRERFDLLEVRGPAGEVKEPVQLGKLVEVDNLDPAGAVEREFRLNGFQINEQTMDMDRVDFIVERNSPEIWSITNENPDWPHNFHIHNARFQVMEVHNGNIEFTQGWHDTINVPPLSTVKLLVDIGWYPDPTLAYMYHCHMLFHEDQGMMGQFVVAAPGDEVNLKFAGEHSH encoded by the coding sequence GTGAGTCTTACGCGCCGGACATTTTTCAAAGGGATGCTGATCGCCACAGCGGCAGCGGTGGCGGCCTGCACACCAAATCACGGACCAATCCCTGGGCAGGCAACCCCCGCGGGTGCTGACGCAGAACCCCGCGAACTGCCAATCCCACCGCTCTACGAAGGTGAGCTTCGCGGCGATACCCGAGTTTTTAAGCTGACCGCGCAGAGCGGCCAGTTCGAAATTGTTCCCGGACAGAAAACCAAAACCTGGGGATTTAACGGCGCATGGCTTGGTCCGACGCTCTACATGCGCCGCGGCGAAAAAATCGACATGACGGTACACAACGAGCTCGACGAGCCAACCGTAGTGCATTGGCACGGCCTCCATCTGCCGGCCGCCGCCGACGGCGGCCCCGCCCTCGTATTCGACCCCGGGCAGAGCTGGAACCCAACGTGGAGGGTGGAACAAGCAGCGGCAACCTGTTGGTACCATCCCCATCCGCACGGCGTTTCCGCGCTCCACGCCTACCGGGGACTCGCCGGAGGCATCATCGTCGCCGACGAAGCCTCCGACGCCACCGCGCTGCCAAAAAACTACGGCGTCAACGACATCCCCGTCATCATCACCGACGCAAAATTCACCAGCGGCCAACTCGACGAAACAATCGACCCCACCTACGGACTGCTTGGCACCACCCCACTTATCAACGGCATCACCAAACCTTACTTCCAGGCAGAAGAAGGCCAAGTCCGCTTCCGCCTAGTCAACGGCGCCACCATGCGCTTTCACCATCTCTCCTTTGGTGTTCCGATGCAGGTGGTTGCCACCGACCAAGGACTACTGGAAGAACCCGTAGAGGCAGACGCCATCCTGCTCAGCCCAGGCGAGCGAGCCGAAATCATCCTGAACCTGGAGAAGGACAAAACCTACACGCTGCGCTCCATCGGCGTGGCCGACAACGGCGGACTAGAAAAGGGCGCAACCGCTGATGGATTCGGCTTGCGTGAGCGCTTCGACCTGCTTGAAGTTCGAGGGCCAGCGGGAGAGGTCAAAGAGCCAGTTCAACTAGGAAAACTCGTCGAGGTTGATAATCTCGACCCGGCGGGAGCCGTCGAGCGCGAGTTCCGACTCAACGGCTTCCAGATCAATGAGCAAACAATGGACATGGATCGAGTTGACTTCATCGTCGAGCGAAACTCCCCAGAAATCTGGTCCATCACCAACGAAAACCCCGACTGGCCGCACAACTTCCACATCCACAACGCCCGCTTCCAAGTCATGGAAGTCCACAACGGCAACATTGAATTCACCCAAGGCTGGCACGACACCATCAACGTGCCACCACTTTCCACAGTCAAACTCCTCGTAGACATCGGCTGGTATCCTGACCCGACACTGGCATACATGTACCACTGCCACATGCTCTTTCACGAAGACCAAGGAATGATGGGGCAGTTTGTGGTGGCTGCACCCGGCGACGAAGTCAACCTCAAGTTCGCGGGTGAGCACTCACACTAA
- a CDS encoding flavin monoamine oxidase family protein: protein MTATQKTPKVVVVGAGFAGLVAARELQTCGIDYEILEAKDRIGGRAWTEKRMGRKLELGATWVHWFQAHVWSEIMRYGQRKNIEPSPSGNDAHWITEGRVVRGSEDELDAKLTPAIEATFEDNEEYFNNPLDPLWIMSENYDGPKEIRERFLKDDQRSAVDIVREKGFGQETIDLVEAFWCAGYIGDPDNGSSLMAKHWGSLSDNRYRTMEDITLKYKLVHGMESLYNSIAQDLTGPIRLKTPVTKIEHRADGATVTTESGETIQADAVICTVPVGALPNVHFDPPLPEAVQKVAKARWNSEGAKIWIKVKGHHKFLGYAPKPYKMSVVRSEYFMDDDTTILVGFGFDASNVDLNSVQDAQEIMNQWRDDIEVLDATGHDWVADKWAGQAWGTLRKGQFTEGWSKFSERDTALHFAGSDYAFGWRGVCVDGALEKGISTARDVIAELREHHT, encoded by the coding sequence ATGACAGCCACGCAAAAGACCCCCAAAGTAGTCGTAGTCGGCGCTGGATTCGCAGGCCTTGTCGCCGCACGTGAGTTGCAAACCTGCGGCATCGACTACGAGATCCTCGAAGCGAAGGACCGCATCGGCGGACGCGCCTGGACGGAAAAACGCATGGGCCGCAAACTTGAGCTGGGCGCAACGTGGGTGCACTGGTTCCAAGCACACGTCTGGAGCGAGATCATGCGGTACGGCCAACGCAAGAACATCGAACCTTCCCCCTCTGGCAACGACGCCCATTGGATCACCGAGGGGCGTGTCGTCCGCGGCAGCGAAGACGAGCTCGACGCGAAACTAACCCCGGCGATAGAGGCGACCTTCGAGGACAATGAGGAGTACTTCAACAACCCGTTGGATCCGTTGTGGATTATGTCGGAAAACTACGACGGACCGAAGGAGATCCGAGAGCGTTTTTTGAAAGATGACCAGCGCAGCGCAGTCGACATAGTGCGCGAGAAAGGATTTGGCCAGGAAACCATCGACCTCGTCGAAGCGTTTTGGTGCGCGGGCTACATCGGCGACCCCGACAACGGCTCTAGCCTGATGGCTAAACACTGGGGATCTTTGTCCGATAACCGCTACCGCACCATGGAGGACATCACCCTCAAATACAAGCTGGTCCACGGCATGGAGTCGCTCTACAACTCCATTGCGCAAGATCTGACAGGACCGATCCGCCTCAAGACCCCGGTCACAAAGATCGAGCACCGCGCGGACGGCGCGACAGTCACCACCGAATCCGGCGAGACCATCCAAGCCGACGCTGTCATCTGCACCGTGCCAGTGGGCGCCTTGCCGAATGTTCACTTCGATCCGCCGCTACCGGAGGCCGTGCAAAAAGTCGCAAAGGCGCGCTGGAACTCCGAAGGCGCCAAAATCTGGATTAAGGTCAAGGGCCACCACAAGTTCCTCGGTTACGCGCCGAAGCCCTACAAAATGTCCGTCGTGCGATCCGAATACTTCATGGACGACGACACGACAATCCTCGTTGGCTTCGGTTTCGACGCCTCCAATGTCGACTTGAATTCGGTGCAAGACGCGCAGGAAATCATGAACCAGTGGCGAGATGACATCGAAGTGCTTGACGCTACGGGCCATGACTGGGTGGCAGACAAGTGGGCCGGCCAAGCCTGGGGAACCCTGCGCAAAGGACAATTCACCGAAGGTTGGAGCAAGTTCTCCGAACGCGACACCGCGCTCCACTTCGCCGGCTCAGACTACGCTTTCGGTTGGCGCGGAGTGTGCGTCGACGGCGCCCTTGAAAAAGGCATTAGCACCGCTCGCGATGTTATCGCCGAGCTGCGCGAACACCACACCTAG
- a CDS encoding MFS transporter has translation MTSSHEATSAYTPPPPTKQERLTNEHKRVLGGALVGTTIEWFDFFIYAQAAGIIFATQFFNPVSNESPGLAQIISWASLGISFLFRPFGAILAGHLGDRMGRKPVLVITLIGMGLATFLMGILPTYATLGIAAPILLVILRIIQGMSAGGEWGGAALIAVEHAPVLRRGYFGAFPQLGVPLGMILATIMMLTLTTAMTPEQFESWGWRIPFLSSIVLIFVGFLIRRSVEESPVFTEMENLRQRSSAPLKDLFSGHSKLVALCALIFAGNNAAGYLVIAFFVSYGSKVLGFARPTVLAIMLIASGAWFLSTLVGGLISDVVGRKTIFMWGYIAMILWSIPTWILVDSGQIFLFAMGTIVLGSMLGFTYGGQPALYAEMFPASVRLSGVNIGYALGSIIGGAFAPMISQLILESTGNAIYIGVYIAVVCFISLLGVLAVPKGIQGRNLSE, from the coding sequence ATGACAAGCTCACACGAAGCAACCAGCGCATACACCCCACCGCCACCGACCAAGCAGGAGCGGCTCACCAATGAGCACAAACGGGTACTTGGAGGGGCGTTAGTCGGAACCACCATCGAATGGTTCGACTTCTTCATCTACGCCCAAGCCGCCGGCATCATCTTCGCCACTCAGTTCTTCAACCCCGTCTCCAACGAGTCACCGGGCCTCGCGCAGATCATCTCCTGGGCATCATTGGGCATTTCCTTCCTCTTTCGCCCATTCGGCGCCATCCTCGCCGGACACCTCGGCGACCGCATGGGACGCAAACCCGTTCTGGTGATCACGCTGATCGGCATGGGATTGGCAACCTTCCTCATGGGCATCCTGCCGACCTACGCCACCCTGGGCATCGCCGCACCGATCCTTCTGGTGATCCTGCGCATCATCCAAGGCATGTCGGCCGGCGGAGAGTGGGGAGGTGCCGCGTTGATCGCGGTCGAACACGCACCGGTGCTGCGCCGCGGCTACTTCGGTGCCTTCCCTCAGCTCGGCGTGCCACTGGGAATGATCCTGGCGACAATTATGATGCTGACACTGACCACAGCGATGACGCCCGAACAATTCGAATCATGGGGCTGGCGTATCCCATTTTTGTCCTCGATCGTGCTCATCTTCGTCGGCTTCCTCATCCGCCGCTCAGTGGAGGAATCTCCAGTGTTCACTGAGATGGAAAACCTGCGCCAGCGCTCCTCGGCACCCCTCAAGGACCTGTTTTCCGGTCATTCCAAACTCGTCGCACTCTGTGCCCTCATCTTCGCCGGAAACAACGCAGCAGGCTATCTGGTCATCGCCTTCTTCGTCTCCTACGGTTCCAAGGTCCTGGGATTTGCACGCCCAACAGTTCTGGCCATCATGCTCATCGCCAGCGGCGCTTGGTTCCTCTCCACCCTCGTCGGTGGTTTAATCTCCGACGTGGTCGGCCGGAAAACCATCTTCATGTGGGGATACATCGCCATGATCCTCTGGTCCATTCCGACCTGGATCCTGGTGGATTCCGGGCAGATCTTCCTGTTCGCCATGGGCACGATCGTGCTGGGCAGCATGCTCGGCTTCACCTACGGCGGACAGCCCGCCCTCTACGCCGAGATGTTCCCCGCCTCTGTGCGCCTGTCCGGAGTCAACATCGGCTATGCCCTCGGCTCCATCATCGGCGGTGCATTCGCACCGATGATCTCACAGTTGATTCTCGAGTCCACAGGAAACGCCATCTACATCGGTGTCTACATCGCAGTGGTCTGCTTCATTTCCCTGCTCGGCGTCCTCGCCGTACCGAAGGGAATCCAGGGGCGCAACCTGAGCGAATAA
- a CDS encoding TetR/AcrR family transcriptional regulator, translated as MARQRMTGAQRRAQLIKIGRAAFAERGLDGVSVEEIAARAGVSKPVVYEHFGGKDGLYKAIVEEDTAELEVMILEAIAHGRWRERIEGAIVAVLTFVEENTDGFILLVHGQVPGQERTFSTMLNKSIAQVSRFLGVAFKHRGLDPTIAPLYAQAIVGTASNTALWWLDERSPDKFAVAAHISNLAWNGLSGMEAAPKIDPERPEPSGNPWHVPDVFAETQQREDSEHIQSNSTEDE; from the coding sequence ATGGCTCGACAGCGTATGACTGGTGCCCAACGCAGGGCTCAGCTAATTAAAATTGGTCGCGCGGCTTTTGCTGAGCGCGGCCTTGACGGTGTGTCTGTGGAGGAGATCGCGGCTCGGGCCGGTGTGTCCAAACCTGTCGTTTATGAGCATTTCGGGGGCAAGGATGGGCTATACAAGGCGATTGTTGAGGAGGACACCGCCGAGCTTGAGGTGATGATCCTCGAAGCGATCGCCCATGGGCGGTGGCGCGAGCGCATTGAGGGGGCTATTGTTGCGGTGCTGACGTTTGTGGAGGAAAACACCGACGGTTTTATTCTCCTTGTTCACGGTCAGGTGCCAGGGCAGGAGCGGACGTTTTCGACGATGTTGAATAAGTCGATCGCTCAAGTGTCTCGCTTTTTGGGCGTGGCTTTTAAGCACCGTGGGTTAGATCCGACGATTGCTCCGTTGTATGCGCAGGCGATTGTGGGTACCGCCTCCAATACGGCACTGTGGTGGTTGGATGAGCGTTCACCGGACAAGTTTGCAGTGGCCGCTCACATTTCTAACCTTGCTTGGAACGGGTTGAGCGGGATGGAGGCTGCCCCGAAGATTGATCCGGAGCGTCCGGAGCCGTCTGGGAACCCGTGGCACGTGCCGGATGTTTTTGCGGAGACGCAACAGCGGGAAGATAGTGAACACATACAGTCCAATTCAACGGAGGATGAATGA
- the glmU gene encoding bifunctional UDP-N-acetylglucosamine diphosphorylase/glucosamine-1-phosphate N-acetyltransferase GlmU: MSHCECAVIVLAAGAGTRMKSDKQKTLHEIGGRSLLSHSLHAAASVSPSHLVAVVGHQRDQVSPAVEKIAEKIQTPILQAVQESQNGTGHAVQVGLEVLPGFDGTVVVTNGDVPLLTGVTIQTLIDAHVSASAAVTVLSLELEDPTGYGRIIRDGAGAVQAIVEEKDATAQQRRITEVNSGVFAFDAAVLRDALTRIDTKNAQGELYITDVVGIAHSDGKVVNAFTAPDARELAGVNDRLQLADAGKELNRRTVERAMRSGATVVDPATTWIGVDVELGRDVIIHPNTQLWGLTTVGDRAEIGPDTTLTDMEIHEDAKVVRTQGERSIIGAGASVGPFTYIRPGTELGAGGKLGGFVESKNAKIGEGSKVPHLTYIGDATVGRESNIGASSVFANYDGVRKHHTTIGDYCRTGSDTMFVAPVNVGDGAYTGAGTVVTKDVPAGALAIKEGYQRNIEGWVEKNRPGTDAAKAAEKAREK; this comes from the coding sequence GTGTCTCACTGCGAATGCGCCGTAATCGTCCTCGCCGCTGGCGCGGGGACCCGCATGAAGTCGGATAAGCAAAAGACGTTGCACGAGATCGGTGGACGCAGTTTGTTGTCGCACTCTTTGCACGCTGCGGCCTCTGTTAGTCCCTCCCACTTGGTCGCCGTGGTCGGACATCAACGCGATCAGGTTTCACCCGCGGTGGAGAAGATCGCAGAGAAGATCCAAACCCCAATCCTGCAAGCGGTGCAGGAATCTCAAAACGGCACCGGCCATGCGGTTCAGGTCGGCCTTGAGGTGCTGCCGGGTTTCGACGGGACCGTGGTTGTCACCAACGGCGACGTTCCCCTTTTGACCGGTGTAACCATCCAAACCCTCATTGACGCCCACGTCTCCGCCTCCGCGGCTGTGACCGTGTTGTCCCTTGAGCTCGAAGATCCGACTGGCTACGGTCGCATTATCCGCGATGGTGCGGGCGCGGTGCAGGCCATCGTCGAGGAAAAAGACGCCACGGCTCAACAAAGGCGCATTACCGAGGTCAACTCAGGCGTGTTCGCCTTCGACGCTGCTGTACTTCGCGACGCCTTGACACGCATTGACACCAAAAACGCCCAAGGTGAGCTTTACATCACCGACGTTGTCGGAATTGCCCACAGCGACGGCAAAGTTGTTAATGCTTTTACGGCCCCGGATGCCCGTGAGCTTGCGGGTGTCAATGACCGTCTCCAACTCGCGGACGCCGGCAAGGAACTAAACCGCCGCACTGTCGAGCGTGCCATGCGCTCCGGCGCCACCGTCGTTGACCCTGCCACCACTTGGATCGGTGTGGATGTCGAGCTCGGTCGCGATGTGATCATCCACCCGAACACGCAGTTGTGGGGGCTAACAACCGTGGGCGACCGCGCCGAGATTGGCCCTGACACCACCTTGACTGACATGGAAATCCATGAAGACGCCAAGGTTGTGCGCACTCAGGGCGAGCGCTCGATCATCGGCGCCGGCGCCTCCGTCGGCCCTTTTACCTACATCCGTCCCGGCACGGAGCTCGGCGCTGGTGGCAAGCTCGGTGGCTTTGTCGAGTCGAAGAACGCAAAGATCGGCGAGGGCTCCAAAGTGCCTCACCTGACTTATATCGGGGATGCCACTGTCGGACGCGAATCCAACATTGGAGCTTCTAGTGTCTTCGCTAACTACGACGGAGTTCGGAAGCATCACACCACCATCGGCGACTATTGCCGCACCGGCTCCGACACGATGTTCGTCGCCCCGGTCAATGTCGGTGACGGCGCATATACCGGCGCGGGTACAGTAGTGACTAAGGATGTGCCGGCTGGTGCGCTCGCCATCAAGGAGGGCTACCAGCGCAACATTGAGGGCTGGGTGGAGAAGAACCGCCCTGGCACGGACGCGGCAAAGGCCGCTGAAAAAGCACGCGAAAAGTAA
- a CDS encoding ribose-phosphate diphosphokinase, whose protein sequence is MTGYSTESHKDLKLFSGRAHPELAESVAKELGIELVPTTARDFANGEIFVRFEESVRGADCFVMQSHAQPLNKWLMEQLIMIDALKRGSAKRITAILPFYPYARQDKKHRGREPISARLIADLLTTAGADRIVSVDLHTDQIQGFFDGPVDHMHAMPILTDYIREKYPMDNLCVVSPDAGRVKSAEKWANVLGGAPMAFVHKTRDVDVANKVVSNRVVGEVEGKDCILMDDMIDTGGTIAGAVGVLKDAGAKSVLIATTHGVFSDPARERLNECGAEEVITTNTLPQSTEGWSNLTVLSIAPLLARTIREIFENGSVTTLFEGHA, encoded by the coding sequence ATGACCGGATACTCCACCGAAAGCCACAAAGACCTCAAGCTTTTTTCAGGCCGGGCACACCCCGAGTTGGCTGAGTCTGTTGCCAAAGAGCTCGGCATTGAGCTGGTACCCACTACAGCGCGCGACTTCGCCAACGGTGAGATCTTCGTGCGCTTTGAGGAGTCAGTCCGCGGAGCCGACTGCTTCGTTATGCAATCCCATGCCCAGCCGCTGAACAAGTGGCTGATGGAACAGCTCATCATGATCGATGCTCTCAAACGCGGCTCCGCCAAACGCATCACCGCGATCCTGCCGTTTTATCCCTACGCCCGCCAGGACAAGAAGCACCGCGGCCGTGAGCCGATCTCTGCCCGCTTGATCGCTGACCTTTTGACCACTGCCGGCGCGGATCGTATCGTTTCGGTTGATCTGCACACCGACCAGATCCAGGGTTTTTTCGACGGCCCGGTCGACCACATGCACGCCATGCCGATTCTTACGGATTACATCCGCGAGAAGTACCCGATGGACAACCTGTGTGTCGTCTCCCCTGATGCGGGACGTGTAAAGTCCGCCGAGAAGTGGGCCAATGTGCTCGGCGGCGCGCCGATGGCTTTCGTTCACAAGACCCGCGACGTGGATGTGGCGAACAAGGTCGTGTCGAATCGCGTCGTCGGTGAGGTTGAGGGCAAGGACTGCATCCTCATGGACGACATGATTGATACCGGCGGCACGATTGCTGGCGCCGTCGGAGTGCTCAAGGACGCGGGCGCCAAGTCGGTGCTTATCGCCACCACCCACGGTGTCTTTTCCGATCCGGCCCGTGAACGTCTAAATGAGTGTGGCGCGGAGGAAGTCATCACCACTAATACGCTGCCGCAGTCTACTGAGGGCTGGAGCAACCTGACGGTGCTTTCCATTGCTCCGCTGCTCGCCCGCACGATTCGCGAGATTTTCGAAAACGGTTCGGTGACCACCCTGTTCGAGGGCCACGCCTAA
- a CDS encoding MFS transporter, whose protein sequence is MTDANKPPQHEEANARRFIWSNGLQGIGDQIVASKTVLPWLFTSAGVPPAFTAMLVPIRESGSMLPQAALSPWISSKPQRKKLWLIGSLGQAAAAAGIAVAAMLFDGPLLGLTVIVLLAVLSVFRAVCSITGKDVQGRTVSKGRRGLITGRATALSGAFTLAIGLGLMVLPNDLPRWVVVALLAGGAATWVVAAATFARIKEPAGGHKVEEKDTGWFRATVDLLRGDKPLQKFLVVRSLMLVTSLSTPFIIVLAHQQGQDLTGLGAFVIASGGAALLGGRVSGMWSDRSAKTTMAFSAAAASVVLLLLVVCARWASSSVNAWVIPLGFFLVNLAHTTVRVSRKTYLVDMAEGTRRTMITGASNTVMGLVLLVMGAVTSALSFFGPSVTLVFLAVMGLVGVWCASDLEEVSQRGA, encoded by the coding sequence ATGACGGACGCCAATAAACCTCCACAGCATGAGGAAGCTAACGCCCGCCGCTTTATCTGGTCCAATGGCTTGCAAGGCATCGGCGACCAGATCGTCGCCTCTAAGACGGTTTTGCCGTGGCTTTTCACCTCCGCCGGAGTGCCCCCGGCTTTTACCGCCATGCTCGTTCCTATCCGCGAATCCGGTTCCATGTTGCCGCAGGCTGCTTTGAGCCCGTGGATCAGTTCCAAACCGCAGCGCAAGAAGCTGTGGTTGATTGGTTCGCTCGGTCAGGCTGCCGCTGCGGCGGGGATTGCGGTGGCCGCGATGCTTTTCGACGGCCCCTTGCTCGGCCTCACGGTCATTGTTTTGCTCGCCGTTTTGTCTGTGTTCCGGGCTGTCTGCTCGATCACAGGAAAAGATGTGCAGGGGCGCACGGTGAGCAAAGGTAGGCGCGGGCTCATTACCGGGCGTGCCACCGCATTGTCTGGAGCGTTCACTTTGGCCATCGGCTTGGGGTTGATGGTTTTGCCGAATGATTTGCCGCGGTGGGTTGTAGTTGCCCTGCTCGCGGGCGGCGCGGCGACGTGGGTTGTGGCGGCTGCTACCTTCGCCCGTATTAAGGAGCCTGCGGGTGGCCACAAGGTGGAGGAAAAGGACACGGGTTGGTTCCGCGCCACAGTTGATTTGCTCCGGGGTGATAAACCCCTGCAGAAGTTCCTGGTTGTTCGCTCGCTCATGTTGGTGACCTCCTTGTCTACGCCTTTCATCATTGTGCTGGCACACCAGCAGGGGCAGGACTTGACGGGACTCGGCGCTTTCGTCATCGCTTCTGGCGGTGCGGCGCTTTTGGGGGGCAGAGTTTCCGGTATGTGGTCCGACAGGTCCGCAAAGACAACGATGGCTTTCAGCGCGGCAGCAGCGTCTGTTGTTTTGCTTTTGTTGGTGGTCTGTGCCCGGTGGGCGTCGTCAAGTGTGAACGCGTGGGTGATTCCGCTCGGTTTCTTCCTCGTCAACCTCGCGCATACGACTGTGCGCGTATCGCGCAAAACCTACCTCGTCGACATGGCCGAAGGCACGCGGCGCACCATGATTACGGGCGCTTCAAATACCGTCATGGGCTTGGTGCTTTTGGTCATGGGGGCGGTGACTTCGGCACTGTCTTTCTTTGGCCCCTCAGTGACCTTGGTTTTCTTGGCGGTGATGGGGCTAGTTGGTGTGTGGTGCGCGTCTGATCTTGAGGAGGTCTCCCAGCGTGGAGCCTAG